The Streptomyces sp. JB150 genomic interval GTACGCGGCGGTCGTGGCCACGGGCCGGTCCGACTTCCCGAACCAGATCAACAACGTGCTCGCGTTTCCCGGCATCTTCGCCGGCGCGCTCCAGGTGCGGGCCTCCCGGATCACCGAGGGCATGAAGATCGCGGCGGCCGAGGCGCTGGCCTCGGTGGTCGGCGACGACCTCGCCGCCGACTACGTCATCCCCTCGCCGTTCGACGAGCGGGTCGCTCCGGCCGTGACGGCGGCGGTGGCCGCGGCGGCCCGCGCCGAGGGCGTGGCCCGGCGGTGACGCCGAGGGCGCCGAGGCGCTGAGTTCAGCCGAATGGTCCCGCCCGTCCCGGGCGGGGCCATTTTTTCGTGGGGCAGGCCGTTCGGGTGGCCGCGCTCCGCCTGTGCGGTGAGGGCCGCCGTGCCCGACCGCGGGTGGTCTGGGGCCGCTCGCGCAGTTCCCCGCACCCCTGAAGAGGCGTACGGTCGCCCGGGGTGCAAGAGGGTATGTCTCACAGGGTGGTGCGGTTCCGCCGGACCGGACGTACGCCTATCGTCGCCCCCATGTTCGCTGTCTACGCCGCCCGAATCGACCGCGACCAGCCGCTCACCGGCCTGGAGTCGGGGGACCGTCCCGCCCCCGAGGCCCGTCCCGGCTGGAGCGTCGTCAACGTCAGGGCCGCCTCCCTCAACCACCACGACCTCTGGTCCCTCCGCGGCGTCGGTCTCCCCGAGGACCGGCTGCCGATGATCCTCGGCTGCGACGCCGCCGGCGTCGACGAGGACGGCAACGAGGTCGTCCTGCACTCCGTCATCGGCCAGAGCGGCCACGGTGTCGGCCCGAAGGAGCCCCGCTCCATCCTCACCGAGCGCTACCAGGGCACCTTCGCCGAGCAGGTCGCCGTACCGACCTGGAACATCCTGCCGAAGCCGAAGGAGCTGTCCTTCGAGGAGGCCGCCTGTCTGCCGACCGCCTGGCTGACGGCGTACCGGATGCTCTTCACCAACGCCGGGGTGCGTCCCGGTGACTCGGTGCTCGTGCAGGGCGCGGGCGGGGGTGTCGCCACGGCCGCCATCGTGCTCGGCAAGGCGGCCGGGCTGCGGGTCTTCGCGACCAGCCGCGACGAGGCCAAGCGCAAGCGGGCGCTGGAGCTGGGCGCCGTGGAGGCGGTGGAGCCCGGAGCGCGGCTGCCGCAGCGAGTCGACGCGGTGATCGAGACCGTGGGTGCCGCCACCTGGTCGCACTCGGTGAAGTCGCTGCGGCCCGGTGGCACGCTGGTCATCTCCGGTGCCACCAGCGGCGACCGGCCCTCGCACGCCGAGCTGACCCGCATCTTCTTCCTGGAGCTGAAGGTGGTCGGCTCCACCATGGGCACCAAGGACGAGCTGGAGGACCTGCTGTCGTTCTGCGCGGCCACGGGCGTGCGGCCGGTGATCGACGAGGTACTGCCGCTGGACCGGGCGCGCGAGGGGTTCGAGCGGCTGGCCGCGGGCGACCAGTTCGGCAAGATCGTGCTCACTCACTCCTGAGCGGCGCGGGCGGGCGCCCGACCCCGACGGCCGGTCCGGCGATGTCCGGGCCGGCCGTTTCCGCATCCTCCATGTCAACCAGGGTTGACGCTCCTGGTTGTGTCAACGTAAGTTGACGGCATGACCGAAGCAACGGATCTCGCCGAGCGGGCCGGCGACCGCGACCCGCGGGTCGGGCTGCGGGCCGTCGCCGCCCTGCGCCGGCTGCTGGAGCAGTTGGAGGCCGTGCAGGTGCGCAGCGCGCGCCGACAGGGCTGGTCGTGGCAGGAGATCGCCGCGGAACTCGGAGTGAGCAGGCAGGCCGTGCACAAGAAGTACGGGAGGCGATGATGTTCGAGCGGTTCACCAAGGACGCCCGTGAGGTGGTGAAGGGCGCCGTCGCCCACGCCGGGCGCGAGTCGGCGCGGACCGTCGACGCCGGGCATCTGCTGCTGGCCCTGCTCGACCGGGAGGCGAGCCGGGGCTCCTTCGTCCTGGCGGCGCTCGGGGCCGCGGCGCGCCGGGAGTCGGTGACCGCGGCGCTGGCCGAGGTGCGGCGCCGGGCCGGGCTGTCGCAGGCGGAGACCGAGGCGCTGGCCGGGCTGGGCATCGACGTGGCGGAGATCGTCGCCCGGGTGGAGGAGGTGCACGGCGCCGGCGCGATGTCCGGGTCGCCGAAGGAGAAGGCGTGGTGGGGGTCCGGCCGCCCCTCCTTCGGCCGGGACGCCAAGGACGTCCTGGAGAAGTCCCTGCGCATCGCCCTCGCCCGGCGCGACAGGTCCATCGGCGACCACCACATCCTCCTCGCCCTCACCGCCCGCCCGGGCGTGACGGCGGAGGTGCTGGCCGACCACGGCGTCACCTACGAGTCGGCGGTCCGGGTGCTGGACGGCGGGGGAGAGGCGCGGGCGGGGTGAGGTGAGGGCGGCCGGGGGAGATTCGCGGGCTGGGTGAGGTGAGGGGCGGCGGGGGAGACGCGTGGGCGGGGCGAAGTGCGCGGCGGCCGCCTCTTGGGGGGATGGCACGGCGGCCGCTCCTTGGGGTGCGGCGGCCGCCCCCAGGGGCCTATGCCTTCGGGGCGCGCAGCAGGGCGCTGATGTGGGCGGCGGCCGTGGACAGGTGGTGGCGGGCCTCGCGCAGCTGGTCCGGGGTGACGCCGTGGTCGCGGGCCGCGTCGCGGATGTCGTCGCGGAAGCGGTCCAGGAGGCGCTCCAGGTCGCGGGCGGGATCGCCGGTCGGGGGTTCGTGGGTCCACGACGGCGCGTAGCCGGCCGGGAAGTCCTCGGGGGTGGCCGAGAACTCCGGCTCGGGGCCCGCCTTGGCCGACCTGGTCCCGTTGCCGAGGCCGAAGCCCAGGTCCCGGCCGAACTCCTTGCCGAAGTCCTTCCCGAACTCGCCGAACTCCTTGGCCAGCTCGGTCAGGCCCTCGCGCAGCCCCGTCGGCCAGTCCCCGCGCGCGAAGTGGTCCTGCACCTGCTCCTGCACCCGCCGGGCGATGCGCTGCACCTCCTCCTGGGCCTGCGCCCGCGCCCGCTCCTGCGCCTCCTTCGCCTGGCGCCGGGCGCGCTGGGCCTCCTCGCGGGCCCGGCGGCTCTCGTCCTTGGCGCGGCGGGCCTGTTCCTTCCACTCCTGCTTGACGCGGCGCATCTCCTCCCTGGCCGCGCGCCAGGCCTCCTTGTCCACCGGCTCCCCGGCGCCGCCCGCGCCCTGCCGGGCCTGGCTCGCCGCCGCGGCGCGCATCTCGCGCCGCAGATCACCGGCCGCGCCCCGCACGTCGGCGCGGATCTCGGCGGCCAGCTCGGCCACCGACTCCAGGATCTCCAGCTCCAGATCGGCCAGCTCGCCGCTGCGGTCGGCGAGTTCGGCCCGGCCCGCGTCCGTGATGGCGTACACCTTGCGGCCGCCCTCGGTGGTGTGGGTGACCAGGCCCTCGCTCTCCAGCTTGGCCAGGCGCGGGTACACCGTGCCCGCCGACGGCGCGTACAGCCCCTGGAAGCGTTCCTCCAGGAGGCGGATCACCTCGTAGCCGTGGCGCGGGGCTTCGTCGAGCAGCTTCAGCAGGTAGAGGCGCAGGCGGCCATGGGCGAAGACGGGAGGCATGTCAGAGCACCTTCTTGTCGGTCGTGCCGTCGGCCGGGGCGCTGGTCGGGTCGCTGGTCGCGTCACTGGTCGGATCGCTGGTCGCGCCACTGGTCGGGGACGGGTCCTCGCCCGGGCCGGCAGCGGCATTCTCCCCCGAGGCGTCCGGTGCCTTTCCCGCGGGCGCCTCGGTCGCGGGAGGCTCCGCCGCGGGCGCCTGCGGCTCCCACGGCTCCGGTTCCTGCGGCTCCGGCTCCTGCGGCGGGCGGCGCAGCAGGGCGATCGAGCCCGAGACGGTCGTCGCCCGCAGGCTGCCGTTGCCCGCGCCGAGGCGGCCGGTGATGCGCTTGGCGCCCCACGGGCCGCCGACCCGCAGGTCCTCGAAGGCGCTGGAGACGGTCCCGCCGGCGGTGTGGGCCTCCACCTCCGTGTCCGCCGGCTGCGGCAGGCGGATGGCGATCTCGCCGGACACGCTGGTGAGGCTGACGTCGGTCCGGCGGGCCGCCGGGTCCAGGTCGACGATCATCGAGCCGCTGACCGACTCGGCCCGCACGGACGAGCCCGCCTCGATGACGGTCAGGTCACCGGAGACGGAGTGGAACCGCAGATCGCCGGTGAGGGCCTGGGCCTCCAGGTTGCCCGAGACGGTGTCCGCGCGGACCGGTCCGGCGAGCCCGACCAGGGTGGTGTCCCCGCAGACGCCCCGCACGTCCACCGGGCCGCCCACACAGGAGACCACGGCCGTGGCGGTGATGGCGCCCACGTGCACCCGGGTCCCCGCCGGGACGGCGAGCGAGACCACGGTCCCGCGCTGCCGTCCCTTGAGGTCGAGCCACTTGAGGAGGTTCTTCCACGGCAGGTCCTCGTAGGCCACGGTCAGGGTGCCGTTCTCCCGGGTGATGAGCAGGGGCGGGCCCTCGACCTCGGAAATCTCCAGGCGGGCGGGGCCCTCGTCGGTGCCCACCACGTTCACCGTGCCGTTGACGATCCGTACGTGCAGTTCGTGCACCGGCTCGTCGAAGGTGAGCTTCCTCGGCTCCGCGACGGACCACTCGGACATGGTGGAGACCTCCTCGACCAGCACACCATCGACGCGCGACGCGCCATATCGCGTCTTACGTGATTCACGATATATCGCGGGCAGGGAAAGTCAACGGGGACCGGACCACCGGCCCACTTATCCTTGACCTCATGTACTTCACGGACCGTGGCATCGAGGAACTGGAGAAGCGGCGCGGCGAGGAGGAGGTCACCTTCGAGTGGCTCGCCGAGCAGCTGCGGACGTTCGTCGATCTGAACCCCGACTTCGAGGTGCCGGTGGAGCGGCTGGCGACCTGGCTGGCCCGGCTGGACGACGAGGACGACGAGTAGCAGCCCGCACAACGCAGCGACCGGGCCGCATCCCCGCGCGGGGGACGCGGCCCGGTCGTGTGCCGGGCGACTGTCCGGGGCTTACGCCTCGAACACCTCACGCACCAGCTGCTCCTGCTCGGCCTGGTGCCGCTTCGCGGAACCCACGGCCGGGGACGAGGAGTGCGGACGCGAGATCCGGCGCAGGCGCTCGCCGTGCGGGACGTCGGCGCCGACCGCCAGGTCGAGGTGGTCGATCAGGTTGAGCGCGATGAACGGCCACGCACCCTGGTTCGCCGGCTCCTCCTGGGCCCACAGGTACTTCTCGGCGTTCGGGTACTTCTTGATCTCCGCCTGGAGCTCGGCACCCGGCAGCGGGTACAGCCGCTCGATACGGATGATCGCGGTGTCCGTCACGCCGCGCTTGACCCGCTCGGCGTCCAGGTCGTAGTAGACCTTGCCCGCGCAGAAGACGACCTTCTTCACGGCCGCCGGGTCCACCGAGGTGTCGCCGATCACCGGGCGGAACTGGCCCGTGGTGAAGTCCTCCGCCTTCGACGCGGCGGCCTTCAGGCGCAGCATCGACTTCGGGGTGAAGACGACCAGCGGCTTGTGGTGCGGGTTGTGCACCTGCCACCGCAGGAGGTGGAAGTAGTTCGCCGGCGAGGTCGGCATGGCGACCGTCATGTTGTTCTGCGCGCACAGCTGGAGGAAGCGCTCCGGGCGGGCGGACGAGTGGTCCGGGCCCTGGCCCTCGTAGCCGTGCGGCAGGAGCAGGACGACGCCGGAGGTCTGGCCCCACTTCTGCTCGGCCGAGGAGATGAACTCGTCCACGACCGTCTGGGCGCCGTTGACGAAGTCGCCGAACTGGGCCTCCCACAGCACGAGCGCGTCCGGACGGGCCAGCGAGTAGCCGTACTCGAAGCCCATGGCGGCGTACTCGGACAGCAGCGAGTTGTAGACGTTCAGCCGCGCCTGGTCCTCGGAGAGGTACTGCAGCGGCGTGTACTCCTCGCCGGTGTTGCGGTCGATGATGACCGCGTGGCGCTGGCCGAAGGTGCCGCGCTGGGAGTCCTGGCCCGCCAGGCGGACCGGGACGCCCTCCAGCAGGAGGGAGCCGAAGGCGAGGGTCTCGCCCATGCCCCAGTCGATGGTGCCGTCCTCGACCATCGTCGCCCGGCGCTGCAGCTGCGGCAACAGACGCGGGTGGACGGTGATGTGGTCGGGGATGTTGACCTGGGACTCGGCGATCCGCTTGACGACCTCCGTGGTCACCGCGGTGTTCACGGCGACCGGGAACTCGGCCTGCGGGTCGGAGGTCTCCACGGCCGTCGGCTGCGAGGTGGCCTCGCGGACCTCGGTGAAGACCTTCTCCAGCTGGCCCTGGTAGTCCTGCAGCGCCTGCTCGGCCTCTTCCAGGGTGATGTCGCCGCGACCGATCAGGGACTCGGTGTACAGCTTGCGCACCGAGCGCTTCTTGTCGATCAGGTCGTACATCAGCGGCTGGGTGAAGGCCGGG includes:
- a CDS encoding PadR family transcriptional regulator, encoding MPPVFAHGRLRLYLLKLLDEAPRHGYEVIRLLEERFQGLYAPSAGTVYPRLAKLESEGLVTHTTEGGRKVYAITDAGRAELADRSGELADLELEILESVAELAAEIRADVRGAAGDLRREMRAAAASQARQGAGGAGEPVDKEAWRAAREEMRRVKQEWKEQARRAKDESRRAREEAQRARRQAKEAQERARAQAQEEVQRIARRVQEQVQDHFARGDWPTGLREGLTELAKEFGEFGKDFGKEFGRDLGFGLGNGTRSAKAGPEPEFSATPEDFPAGYAPSWTHEPPTGDPARDLERLLDRFRDDIRDAARDHGVTPDQLREARHHLSTAAAHISALLRAPKA
- a CDS encoding DUF6104 family protein, producing the protein MYFTDRGIEELEKRRGEEEVTFEWLAEQLRTFVDLNPDFEVPVERLATWLARLDDEDDE
- a CDS encoding DUF4097 family beta strand repeat-containing protein codes for the protein MSEWSVAEPRKLTFDEPVHELHVRIVNGTVNVVGTDEGPARLEISEVEGPPLLITRENGTLTVAYEDLPWKNLLKWLDLKGRQRGTVVSLAVPAGTRVHVGAITATAVVSCVGGPVDVRGVCGDTTLVGLAGPVRADTVSGNLEAQALTGDLRFHSVSGDLTVIEAGSSVRAESVSGSMIVDLDPAARRTDVSLTSVSGEIAIRLPQPADTEVEAHTAGGTVSSAFEDLRVGGPWGAKRITGRLGAGNGSLRATTVSGSIALLRRPPQEPEPQEPEPWEPQAPAAEPPATEAPAGKAPDASGENAAAGPGEDPSPTSGATSDPTSDATSDPTSAPADGTTDKKVL
- a CDS encoding Clp protease N-terminal domain-containing protein, with product MFERFTKDAREVVKGAVAHAGRESARTVDAGHLLLALLDREASRGSFVLAALGAAARRESVTAALAEVRRRAGLSQAETEALAGLGIDVAEIVARVEEVHGAGAMSGSPKEKAWWGSGRPSFGRDAKDVLEKSLRIALARRDRSIGDHHILLALTARPGVTAEVLADHGVTYESAVRVLDGGGEARAG
- a CDS encoding zinc-binding dehydrogenase, which produces MFAVYAARIDRDQPLTGLESGDRPAPEARPGWSVVNVRAASLNHHDLWSLRGVGLPEDRLPMILGCDAAGVDEDGNEVVLHSVIGQSGHGVGPKEPRSILTERYQGTFAEQVAVPTWNILPKPKELSFEEAACLPTAWLTAYRMLFTNAGVRPGDSVLVQGAGGGVATAAIVLGKAAGLRVFATSRDEAKRKRALELGAVEAVEPGARLPQRVDAVIETVGAATWSHSVKSLRPGGTLVISGATSGDRPSHAELTRIFFLELKVVGSTMGTKDELEDLLSFCAATGVRPVIDEVLPLDRAREGFERLAAGDQFGKIVLTHS
- a CDS encoding helix-turn-helix domain-containing protein: MTEATDLAERAGDRDPRVGLRAVAALRRLLEQLEAVQVRSARRQGWSWQEIAAELGVSRQAVHKKYGRR